Genomic segment of Acinetobacter larvae:
GCGATTGCCAATGGTACGGTGAATGGCGAAGCGCGAGGGAACTTCTTTGGGGCTAATGCTGCTGCGGTTGCAGGTCATGCAGTTTTTCATGGTAACAGTCAGCTGAATACCGCCTTTGGTGGCAGTAAAATACAGTAATGAAGGACATAATGCATATTCTATACTCAATAATGATCAGTACCACTATTGTGCCAGCAATCTAATCTAGCGCGTCGCAGTGCTGTAAGCATGTACGAACAGCCCTGCGACTTGATCGAATTCTAATTCAGGATATTGGGTTTTTAAGAGCTGTAAAGTCAGGGTTAAATCTTGCTGAGTATTGATAATACCAGTCACCTTAATATGCTCTAATTTTTTACGGCTATATATTATATAGCCCGAGTGATAAGCATTTAAACGATCCAGCACATCAGGTAAAGGAAGCTTATCCGCGATAATCTGTTGTTGCTGCCATGAAAATAAGCTGCTATCAATTGGGGTGTTTTTTACTGCCCCCAAGCCCTCAGGGCGTATGTCTATACTTTGCCCAGCGTGAATAACTTGTGATTGTGATGAGGGGCTAGCGCTGCTGACACGTACTTTTGAATGCAGCATTCGTAGCGTATTACGTTGATAATATTGATGAACAATAAAACGTGTTCCCAGTGCTTTAAACTGAGCCTCACTGCCATAAACCACCAGGGGTCTATTGGGGTCTTTTGCGACATCGACATAAATATCCCCCCGTACCAATTTTATTGTACGTTGCTGGGTGGAGTAATCTACATTAATTGCTGAATTTGCATTAAGCGATATTTTGGTACCATCTTCTAGTACAATATTTTTACCTTCCGCGCTTTGTGTTCGATAATCTGAAAAATAATAATCAAGTGGTAGGGCTTGATAGAGTAAGCTGCCCAATAGCGCTAGACTTGCGATTGCTAGCGTTGTATGTGTAAAGGACTTAAATAACTGTCGTTTATTTTGATTTACTGCATTCAGTGTGGCATCCAATACTTCACCAGATATTTGGTGCTGTTTGGGGAGCGCCTGTATATTTTGATTAAAATGCACAGCATCTTGAACCAGTTCTTGATATTCTGGATGTTGGTCAAGCCAGTGATTAAATTCTTGTTGGGCTTGTCGTTGTTCTACCGGATCATCACATTCTAAACGAATAATCCATAATGCGATTTCAGGTGGCAATTGCCTATTTTTTTTCACAAATGAATACCTGAGAAGATTAATGCTCGAAAAGATTAATACCAGAGAAGAATGAAAAGTTAATCGAGCATACTATTTTCATTGTATAAGCGCTGTCGAGCTTCATAGCATAAGCTTAAACAATCGGCTAAATAGTTTTGAATACAGCGCAAAGATTTATTGCAATGTTGCGCGATTTCAGCCTGATTATACCCTTCTAGATAATACATAATAAAGGCTTGCCGTGATGCAGGTTGTATACTGGATAATGCGACTGTTAAAAAATCTAAAATTTGAATGGCTTGTTCAACAGAACTATTGCTGAGCTCATCAATGTCTTCCACAGGCTTAAGCGATTCTAAATAATTTTTTTCAACATAATAACGGCGTTGCTGATCTATTAAAATATATTTAGCGGCATTGACTAAATAGGCACGCGGTTCTTGTATGCCCAAAAGACGTTGTTTGGTTTGTAATATTTTGACAAAGGTATCTTGTACAATATCGGCAGCGTTGAGCGGATAACTAATTTTTGATTGTAACCATTGCTGCAACCAATCGTGATGCTGAAGATACATTTGATTGGCAATGACGGTGTTACTTTCAAGAATTCTAGCCTGATCAGCCATGGTGATAAGCACTCGAAAATAAATAGGAATTATTATTGTTTATCATGAACTAAAAAGCAATGCGTAGATGATTTTTTGTCCCCATATTATTGGGGATATCTGGAGAAAGTAGAGGGTGTTTAAGACGTGCTGGTTAAGTATTAATCAAAACTCCTTTGTTTTAGACTTTTTTTCATTATTTTGAATATAAATCAAAAAAATAAATTTATTTTTGCGTGTTTTTTCACTTTCATCCGACATAGTGAGTATAGGCGGTATTTTTAATAGCGCTTTGTTATCGCAAGTTATCAATTATCTGTTTTTGGGGTATTGATAACCGGTGCTAACGATCATATGGAGTTTATCTTTTCCGAAGGGTTTCTGTGTGATCTACGCCGTAAGATATGGGCTTTGCCTTATAGACTGCGGTTGCATAGTTCAATTGGGTCAAGATGGTTTTATGGTCTGGAAATCACAGATGCTGAATCAGCGCGGCACGCTTTAAAACAATAATAACTGGACAATAATAAGACCATAGAGCTGTCTTGATCTAATTGGGTTATTGCATTGCTTTAAAATCATTGCCAATGCTTTTCCATATTGTCTCGAAATAGATTATCTTTATTGTTTAAGAGAAAATGTTTTGAAGAGACGATATTGTTTAAGGAGGCGATGGAGAAATGGCGATGGGTAAAAAAGTAGTAGTCTTTAGTCGTTTAGATGCTGATATTCTGGCACAGCTTCATGAACAATTTGAGGTGGTGCAAATTAACCCTAAGCTTGGTCAGGTTGATCAACAACTTGCAGAGGCAGTGAGCGATGCTGATGGCATGATTGGTGCAGGTCGTCAGCTCAATGCTCAGCATTTGCAGTCTGCAACACGGTTAAAGATTATTTCTTCTGTCAGTGTGGGATATGATAATTACGATGTTGCTTATTTAAATCAACGCAAAATTTGGTTGGCACATACACCACATGTTTTAACAGAAACCACTGCGGATTTGGCTTTTACTTTATTGATGAGTGCTGCGCGTCAGGTTGCACATCTCGATGCATGGACCAAAGCTGGGCAGTGGCAACGCACTGTACAAGTCGCACAATTTGGTCAGGATATTTTTGGTAAAAAACTTGGCATTATTGGTTTGGGAAATATTGGTGCTGCGATAGCTCGGCGGGCTTTTTATGGCTTTAATATGGACATACTCTATCATAATCGCCGTGAAAATTTGGCTGTTGCTCAAGCATTTAATGCCAGCTATTGTTCGCTGGAAGAGCTGTTACGGCGTTCAGACTTTGTGGTGATCGCAGTCGATTTAAACGCAAGTTCTCAAGCGTTGATTGCTGCTGAACAACTGGCAATGATGCAAGCACATGCGGTATTGATTAATATTGCGCGTGGCAGTGTGATTGACGAACAAGCACTCTATGTCGCATTACAGCAAGGTCAAATTTTTGCTGCTGGCTTAGATGTTTATCAAAAAGAACCGTTACAACAATCGCCATTATTCGCTTTAGATAATGTCGTGACTTTACCGCATATTGGTTCTGCTACAGTAGCCACACGGCAAAAAATGGCACAATTAGCCTATCAAAACTTAGTCACCGCCTTAAATGGGCAAAAGCCTGCATATTTGGTCAATCCAGACTATCATTCATAGTACAGTAAATGAATTGTAAAATATTTAATACATCACATAACATGGCATAGATATTTGCACGGTGTATGACGGCTATATTGAATAAAATTTTTAAGGTGCGAAACGTGAAAAAAATCTTGTTGATGTTGAGTTTAAGTGTTTATGGCACTGTACAAGCCACTGAGCCCACTTTTACTCACACAGCACCTAATTTTGATGTGCCGACCATTGGCGGTGGTGTGGGGATTATCGATAAACAAAAAGAACATCAAATTGGTGAAAAAGTTTATCGCGAAGTCCGTTTGCATTATCCAGTCCTCAATGATCCGTGGTTAGAAGATCAGTTCATGTTTGTTTTTACACGGTTATTGAGTCAAACCCAGTTGGGAAAACCTGTTGGGCTCATTGTGATTAAAGATCCACAAATTAATGCTTTTGCTGTGCCGGGTGGTTTATTTGCGATTAATAGCGGTATGGTGACCGCTGCCAAAAATATGGACGAAGTCGCCAGTGTGATGGGGCATGAAATTGCCCACGTTGCGCAGCGTCATTTTAGTCGTTCGCAAGAAAAATTCAAAGGTCAGGGTTTACTTGCGATGGCTGGGATTCTGGCTGGGATTGCATTGGCCTCGAAGTCTAATGGCGATGTCGGCGGAGCTGTGATGATGGGAACGCAGGCTGCATTATTGGATCGTCAATTAAGCTATAGTCGCGACCAAGAACGTGAAGCTGACCGCATTGGTATGCAGTTTATGTATGGTGCAGGCTATAACCCACAGGCGATGGCAGACTTTTTTGAAACCATGAATCGTTCAACTCGCATGGTGAGTTTTTTACCTGATTTTTGGTTAACTCACCCTTTGACTTCTGAGCGTATGAGTGAAGCACGTTTAAGAGCCAATCAATTGCCAGCAATCGCATTTTCAAACCAGCAGCAAAATTTTGAAGTGATTAAATGGTATACCGCAGTCATTACAGAGCAGGCCAGTGAACAACAATTGCTAAGTTTAGCCAAGCAAAAAAATTATGCCAGTTATTTGGCATTGGCTAAATATTATTTAAAAAAGGGTGATTATGCGGATGCACAAGCAAATTTAAATTTAGCCAAACAAATCGACAGCAATCATAGTCTATTAAATTTAATTCAAACCGATATTTATTTAGATCAGAATAAACTAGATCAGGCTTTTGCCAGTATTAATCCGCAGCAAAAGATTGCACCAGAAAATCGCGCATTGAGTTTAAAGTTGGCAGAAGTTTTAGTGCGGCAAAAACAAACCCAAGCTGCAACAAATTTATTAAATCGCTTGGTAAAAAATAATGCGCGAGATGTTGTTGCTTGGCAATTGTTGCAACAAGCAGCCGACGCAGATAGTAATCATCCAATGCGTACTGTTAATGTCCTGCGTTATCGTGCAGAAGCAGAATATTGGTCTGGTGATGAGATTGCAGGGATTAAGTCTTTGCTGCATGCACAGCGTTTAGCCAAAGGGAATCAAATGATGTTGGCCAAGATCGATCAGCGCTTAGAAAAAATGCAAGCAGAGCGTGAATTGAAAATTTAAAAATTGCTTGGGCAATCGAGTAATCATGGCTCAATCAAGCTATATCCTAAGATAAGCACCAAATACTAAGATAAGCACCAAGATAAAAACACCAAAATAGAATATGCCGTTTTGCTGCGTAGTGGAATGATGCAGAATAGCTTTGGGTAGGGGGAAGACAAGAGCGTTGTCAGCAGCACCACAGTCTAGTGCGAAGACCTAGCCAAGCTTGGCTTTAATTTTGGCAGATACTTGTGCAGGATCGGCGCGCCCGGCTATGAGCGGACGCAGAGAATTCATCACCTTACCCATATCTTTCATGCTAGTTGCACTTTGAGCAGTAATCGTTTGCTCAATGAGAGAATCAAGCTCTTCCTCAGTCATAGCTTCTGGTAGAAATTGAGATAAGATTTCAATTTCGGCTTGTTCTTTACTAGCGAGTTCATCGCGGCCAGCCGCACTAAATGCTTTGACCGACTCTTTGCGTTGTTTAACTTGTTTTTCAATAACCGAAAGAACTTGATCTTGATCAAGTGTCGTGCGCTTATCAATTTCGATTTGCTTAATTGCTGCTTGGACACTCCGAATGACCGTTACTGTTAACATATCTTTGGCGCGCATAGCGCTTTTTAATGCTTCAGTGATTTGGTTTTTTAAATCGGACATGTTGTTCTTCCCAAGCAGTCAATCACAAATTAATTAGTA
This window contains:
- a CDS encoding FecR family protein; this encodes MKKNRQLPPEIALWIIRLECDDPVEQRQAQQEFNHWLDQHPEYQELVQDAVHFNQNIQALPKQHQISGEVLDATLNAVNQNKRQLFKSFTHTTLAIASLALLGSLLYQALPLDYYFSDYRTQSAEGKNIVLEDGTKISLNANSAINVDYSTQQRTIKLVRGDIYVDVAKDPNRPLVVYGSEAQFKALGTRFIVHQYYQRNTLRMLHSKVRVSSASPSSQSQVIHAGQSIDIRPEGLGAVKNTPIDSSLFSWQQQQIIADKLPLPDVLDRLNAYHSGYIIYSRKKLEHIKVTGIINTQQDLTLTLQLLKTQYPELEFDQVAGLFVHAYSTATR
- a CDS encoding sigma-70 family RNA polymerase sigma factor, which encodes MADQARILESNTVIANQMYLQHHDWLQQWLQSKISYPLNAADIVQDTFVKILQTKQRLLGIQEPRAYLVNAAKYILIDQQRRYYVEKNYLESLKPVEDIDELSNSSVEQAIQILDFLTVALSSIQPASRQAFIMYYLEGYNQAEIAQHCNKSLRCIQNYLADCLSLCYEARQRLYNENSMLD
- a CDS encoding 2-hydroxyacid dehydrogenase; the protein is MGKKVVVFSRLDADILAQLHEQFEVVQINPKLGQVDQQLAEAVSDADGMIGAGRQLNAQHLQSATRLKIISSVSVGYDNYDVAYLNQRKIWLAHTPHVLTETTADLAFTLLMSAARQVAHLDAWTKAGQWQRTVQVAQFGQDIFGKKLGIIGLGNIGAAIARRAFYGFNMDILYHNRRENLAVAQAFNASYCSLEELLRRSDFVVIAVDLNASSQALIAAEQLAMMQAHAVLINIARGSVIDEQALYVALQQGQIFAAGLDVYQKEPLQQSPLFALDNVVTLPHIGSATVATRQKMAQLAYQNLVTALNGQKPAYLVNPDYHS
- a CDS encoding M48 family metalloprotease, with amino-acid sequence MTAILNKIFKVRNVKKILLMLSLSVYGTVQATEPTFTHTAPNFDVPTIGGGVGIIDKQKEHQIGEKVYREVRLHYPVLNDPWLEDQFMFVFTRLLSQTQLGKPVGLIVIKDPQINAFAVPGGLFAINSGMVTAAKNMDEVASVMGHEIAHVAQRHFSRSQEKFKGQGLLAMAGILAGIALASKSNGDVGGAVMMGTQAALLDRQLSYSRDQEREADRIGMQFMYGAGYNPQAMADFFETMNRSTRMVSFLPDFWLTHPLTSERMSEARLRANQLPAIAFSNQQQNFEVIKWYTAVITEQASEQQLLSLAKQKNYASYLALAKYYLKKGDYADAQANLNLAKQIDSNHSLLNLIQTDIYLDQNKLDQAFASINPQQKIAPENRALSLKLAEVLVRQKQTQAATNLLNRLVKNNARDVVAWQLLQQAADADSNHPMRTVNVLRYRAEAEYWSGDEIAGIKSLLHAQRLAKGNQMMLAKIDQRLEKMQAERELKI
- a CDS encoding GatB/YqeY domain-containing protein, with the translated sequence MSDLKNQITEALKSAMRAKDMLTVTVIRSVQAAIKQIEIDKRTTLDQDQVLSVIEKQVKQRKESVKAFSAAGRDELASKEQAEIEILSQFLPEAMTEEELDSLIEQTITAQSATSMKDMGKVMNSLRPLIAGRADPAQVSAKIKAKLG